The proteins below are encoded in one region of Ephemeroptericola cinctiostellae:
- the cas9 gene encoding type II CRISPR RNA-guided endonuclease Cas9 (Cas9, originally named Csn1, is the large, multifunctional signature protein of type II CRISPR/Cas systems. It is well known even to general audiences because its RNA-guided endonuclease activity has made it a popular tool for custom editing of eukaryotic genomes.) translates to MSKGRGYSSGFKSLSRKQEEKLKSSSTFDEQVKLFTGDVQPGHHRLSHIMQLRETATIGQYMLDRAIRGLPSILKAGTDRTYVTDACEAIDDEVEIQVDKKTGEIIKKTFYNLYALRDELKAEFDLIWKTQTEHHPELNQFAGGQLKQRFMDVLFYQRPLKSVAPMVGGCLLERNLPRAPRVHPAFQTFRIEKTLADLRWGYGRHAKHLSDAELNAIRQALHDPIQLDIDGELSFAKIYKFLAPFREAGSPENLNLGSGGRDGLLGNVTHKRWHGLGLYDAWQDLLRAQEGDKHHVNRQNWVISFLSDLGSVESLYPDNWFEHFYLPDLPTKSGQPARQKAQAAMFKDPRFIEFIDMFRKHEKCDRLSSLRFDSGRASYSVKALKKINVWLKESVQFSEGHIDEHSAIKDLYKQEQANALVILDVLDNPVKTGNGIVDVALMQVKKVVNAFIIKHGKPTRIVVEMAREMSQGISGRNDIQKSQNQNKTINKKAAQNMVEYKVPYSKTNVLKYRLAQDQGYDCPYCGKNMGVMEIYDGSATNIEHIIPQSLTQVGRKYSEIVLAHRHCNDKKGKRVPMEAFAFNTGPIEKLVMRLRELKQDRKAMLLELPETPSNAIDDAILDEFCDRQFNETAWITKITATWLRSLGVNVECTKGQMTAQLRGQWQLESVIPEVRIIEGLPVYSSHDEKGEIKEAIVPAKAMFYDEAGKESTLLWRYWNKQRLTPDEFAELRQTGLYLLEKRCDHRHHLIDAIVTALCNRSMVKRMADEYKKRCEEEAKKPLEIQKKIRFGRREEPMARLRDQVVSAVKYNS, encoded by the coding sequence GTGTCTAAAGGGCGTGGTTACTCATCTGGATTTAAATCTTTATCTAGAAAACAAGAAGAAAAATTAAAATCAAGTTCAACTTTTGATGAGCAAGTCAAGTTATTCACTGGGGATGTTCAGCCAGGTCACCATCGCTTGAGCCACATCATGCAACTGCGTGAAACAGCGACCATTGGGCAATACATGCTGGATCGTGCCATCCGTGGCTTACCCAGCATTCTAAAAGCAGGTACAGATCGAACGTACGTTACCGATGCATGCGAAGCCATTGATGATGAAGTCGAAATACAGGTGGATAAGAAGACAGGCGAAATCATTAAAAAAACTTTTTACAATTTATACGCCTTACGTGATGAACTTAAAGCCGAATTTGACTTGATTTGGAAGACACAGACTGAACACCATCCAGAACTGAATCAATTTGCGGGAGGCCAGCTCAAACAGAGATTCATGGATGTGCTGTTCTATCAGCGACCATTGAAGTCGGTTGCGCCCATGGTAGGTGGTTGTTTACTTGAAAGAAACTTACCGAGGGCACCACGCGTTCATCCTGCATTTCAAACATTTCGTATAGAAAAAACGCTGGCTGATCTGCGCTGGGGGTATGGTCGTCATGCCAAGCATTTAAGTGATGCTGAGTTGAATGCCATTCGCCAAGCTTTGCATGATCCCATTCAGTTGGACATTGATGGTGAGTTGAGTTTTGCAAAGATTTATAAATTTTTAGCACCTTTCCGTGAAGCGGGTTCACCTGAAAATTTAAACTTAGGCAGCGGTGGGCGAGATGGCTTGTTAGGCAATGTCACTCATAAACGCTGGCATGGTTTGGGTTTGTATGATGCTTGGCAAGATTTACTTAGAGCTCAGGAGGGGGATAAGCACCATGTCAATCGTCAAAACTGGGTGATTTCATTTTTGAGTGATTTGGGCTCAGTCGAATCACTGTACCCAGACAATTGGTTTGAGCACTTTTATTTACCTGACTTGCCCACAAAAAGTGGCCAACCAGCCCGTCAAAAGGCTCAAGCCGCCATGTTCAAAGATCCACGTTTCATCGAATTCATTGACATGTTTCGCAAACATGAAAAATGTGATCGTTTAAGTAGTTTGCGATTCGACAGTGGTCGGGCATCCTACAGTGTGAAAGCGTTAAAAAAAATAAATGTTTGGCTTAAAGAAAGTGTTCAGTTCTCGGAGGGGCATATTGATGAGCACAGCGCGATCAAAGACCTGTATAAACAAGAACAGGCAAATGCATTGGTGATCCTCGATGTGCTTGATAATCCTGTTAAAACAGGCAATGGCATCGTGGATGTGGCGCTCATGCAGGTAAAGAAAGTGGTGAATGCTTTTATCATCAAGCATGGTAAGCCAACGCGCATTGTGGTCGAGATGGCACGGGAAATGAGTCAAGGGATTTCGGGACGAAACGACATTCAAAAAAGTCAAAATCAAAATAAAACCATCAATAAAAAAGCAGCACAAAATATGGTTGAATATAAAGTTCCATACTCAAAAACCAATGTACTCAAATATCGTCTGGCACAAGACCAAGGTTACGATTGTCCCTATTGTGGAAAGAACATGGGTGTGATGGAAATCTATGATGGCAGTGCCACCAATATTGAACACATCATCCCGCAATCTCTGACCCAGGTGGGACGCAAATATTCAGAAATCGTATTGGCACATCGTCATTGCAATGATAAAAAAGGCAAACGTGTACCTATGGAAGCCTTTGCATTCAATACAGGCCCCATAGAAAAATTGGTAATGCGACTGCGGGAATTGAAACAAGACCGTAAAGCCATGTTGCTGGAACTACCCGAAACCCCAAGCAACGCCATTGATGATGCGATCCTCGATGAGTTTTGTGACCGTCAATTCAATGAAACTGCGTGGATCACCAAAATCACCGCCACATGGTTGCGCAGCTTGGGTGTGAATGTGGAGTGTACCAAAGGGCAGATGACCGCTCAATTGCGTGGGCAATGGCAGCTCGAAAGCGTGATTCCAGAAGTTCGCATCATTGAAGGCTTACCCGTATACAGCAGCCATGATGAAAAAGGCGAGATTAAAGAAGCAATTGTCCCCGCTAAAGCCATGTTTTATGATGAAGCAGGCAAAGAATCCACCTTGCTGTGGCGCTACTGGAACAAGCAACGGCTGACCCCAGATGAATTTGCTGAACTGCGTCAAACGGGTTTATACCTTCTTGAAAAACGTTGTGATCATCGCCATCACCTGATCGATGCCATCGTCACCGCCTTGTGCAATCGCAGTATGGTCAAACGAATGGCAGATGAATATAAAAAACGCTGTGAAGAGGAAGCAAAAAAACCATTGGAAATACAGAAAAAAATCCGCTTTGGACGTCGAGAAGAGCCGATGGCACGCCTGCGTGATCAAGTTGTGTCAGCTGTCAAGTACAACAGCTGA
- the cas1 gene encoding type II CRISPR-associated endonuclease Cas1, translated as MADQRVLMIESPCHISVDTGRIVFRKIDGAQRMELASDLAVLCLHHEQITISHHALRVLGQSDCAVIITDGQHMPSAVLHPLSQQASSVANTRLMQQIALLQHKGRQALIWQQLVTAKVHNGGAVLRQLGLNGAVRMERLAQQVQPDDATHIEGQAAKHFWQCWFTHPRLAEHGQKRQKQDATDPVNARLNYAYAMLRTSIARELIASGLNPSLGVGHHNQGNPFNLADDFIEPYRCIAEWAVAQLTDIDQPFTGNAKQNLLKALWCDLILTHDDNNRYRLAQAITQTVRSYCQVLEMTQHAVKLKLPKDWFTS; from the coding sequence ATGGCAGACCAACGCGTCTTAATGATTGAAAGCCCCTGCCACATCAGTGTGGATACAGGGCGAATTGTTTTTAGAAAAATTGATGGTGCACAACGTATGGAACTGGCAAGTGACTTGGCTGTCCTGTGCTTACACCATGAGCAGATCACCATCAGCCACCACGCCTTACGTGTGCTTGGACAGTCAGATTGTGCGGTCATCATCACTGATGGACAACACATGCCAAGTGCTGTGTTACACCCTCTAAGTCAGCAAGCCAGCAGTGTGGCGAATACCCGATTGATGCAACAGATTGCATTGCTGCAACACAAGGGACGTCAAGCACTGATTTGGCAACAACTTGTTACTGCAAAAGTACACAATGGTGGCGCAGTGCTGCGTCAACTTGGGCTCAATGGAGCTGTGCGCATGGAGCGTTTGGCTCAACAAGTACAACCTGATGACGCGACACACATCGAAGGGCAAGCCGCAAAACATTTTTGGCAATGCTGGTTCACCCACCCTAGATTGGCTGAACACGGTCAGAAACGCCAAAAGCAAGATGCAACTGACCCAGTCAATGCACGACTGAATTATGCTTACGCCATGCTAAGGACCAGCATCGCACGTGAGTTGATTGCCTCTGGGCTTAACCCAAGCTTAGGGGTAGGACATCACAACCAAGGCAATCCATTCAACTTAGCCGATGATTTTATTGAGCCCTATCGCTGTATCGCTGAATGGGCTGTGGCACAATTGACAGACATTGATCAACCCTTTACAGGAAACGCCAAACAAAACCTACTCAAAGCACTGTGGTGTGATTTGATTTTGACCCATGACGATAACAACCGTTATCGGCTTGCCCAAGCCATCACACAAACGGTGCGCAGCTACTGTCAAGTGCTTGAAATGACGCAACACGCCGTCAAACTCAAGCTCCCTAAAGATTGGTTTACATCATGA
- the cas2 gene encoding CRISPR-associated endonuclease Cas2 encodes MRNGWRIVWCLAVYDCPMTEREERRDYTLFRKKLLQENFLQLQYSLYVKHYPTYAQANAVIERLRSNIPAGASVAFFFVTDKQWAMTEEFYGTKKTKQKPDEYEQIDLF; translated from the coding sequence ATGAGAAATGGATGGCGCATCGTGTGGTGTCTAGCCGTATATGATTGTCCAATGACTGAACGCGAAGAGCGTCGTGATTACACTTTGTTTAGAAAGAAACTATTGCAAGAAAATTTTTTACAGCTGCAGTATTCGCTGTATGTCAAACATTACCCGACGTATGCCCAAGCGAATGCGGTCATTGAGCGCCTGCGTTCAAACATCCCAGCAGGTGCATCGGTTGCATTCTTTTTTGTAACAGATAAACAATGGGCCATGACAGAAGAGTTTTATGGCACCAAAAAGACCAAGCAAAAGCCTGATGAATATGAACAAATTGACTTGTTTTAG
- the holA gene encoding DNA polymerase III subunit delta, whose translation MSPTFRPPLKPLYVISGDEILLIQESVDALRAAARAEGYSEREVLNVEGRFDWGQLTESLQSLSLFGDRKIVELRIPSGKPGKDGGDALKQLASQLSDDVLIIVTLPKLDKTSKNSVWFKAISTAGELIEISNVVLAHLPRWISDRLKINNQSASPAALQLMSQQFEGNLIAAHQEIQKLALLFPAGALNDEQVQHSVFNVARYDVFGLSEGLLSGNVARVCRMIEGLKAEGESIILVLWALTEDVRTLTALKIEVQNGAHLASAMREKRVWGPREKLMPLAVNALTLPFLKNALQRTHELDRLAKGLSKGDVWDATLQLASQMALRIQQKK comes from the coding sequence ATGAGCCCAACATTCCGCCCCCCCCTTAAACCGCTGTACGTTATCAGCGGCGATGAGATTTTATTGATTCAAGAGTCCGTCGATGCCCTGCGTGCAGCCGCCCGCGCGGAAGGCTACAGCGAGCGCGAGGTGCTCAATGTTGAAGGTCGATTTGATTGGGGACAACTGACTGAATCGTTACAAAGCCTGTCGCTTTTTGGTGATCGAAAAATTGTTGAACTGCGCATCCCTTCAGGCAAGCCTGGAAAAGACGGTGGCGATGCACTCAAACAACTCGCCAGCCAATTATCCGATGACGTGCTCATCATCGTCACCCTGCCCAAACTTGATAAAACCAGTAAAAACAGCGTGTGGTTCAAAGCCATCTCCACCGCAGGCGAGTTGATTGAAATCAGCAATGTGGTCCTGGCGCACTTACCGCGCTGGATCTCAGACCGCCTGAAAATCAACAACCAATCCGCCAGCCCCGCTGCATTGCAATTGATGAGTCAACAATTTGAAGGCAACCTGATTGCCGCCCATCAAGAAATTCAAAAACTTGCCCTGCTCTTTCCAGCGGGTGCACTGAACGATGAACAGGTTCAACACAGTGTCTTTAACGTTGCCCGTTACGACGTTTTTGGTTTATCTGAAGGCCTGCTCTCAGGTAATGTCGCCCGAGTTTGCCGCATGATCGAAGGCCTCAAGGCCGAAGGTGAATCGATCATCCTTGTTTTATGGGCGCTGACCGAAGATGTCCGTACGCTGACTGCATTAAAAATCGAAGTCCAAAATGGTGCTCACCTCGCCAGTGCCATGCGCGAAAAACGCGTTTGGGGGCCACGTGAAAAACTGATGCCACTGGCAGTCAATGCACTCACATTGCCCTTCTTAAAAAATGCCCTGCAACGCACCCATGAACTCGACCGCTTGGCCAAAGGCCTGAGCAAAGGCGATGTATGGGATGCGACTTTGCAACTGGCCAGCCAAATGGCACTGCGAATTCAACAGAAAAAATAA
- a CDS encoding LPS-assembly lipoprotein LptE gives MFVLKKIALTSSIIVTAFSFSACGFHLRGSTHATAMSYKTLSIIGDSKSNLPNQLADVMRGQVIQITPPAPAQVTAEIGDVVHTKAVSSKNAAGRAIEYRLSTFATMQAYDANKKQLIAPVRLSISRTLSAGDGYDTGLDLEESRLYNDIDIELANQMQYRLRAIKLNGAQ, from the coding sequence ATGTTTGTACTGAAAAAAATCGCCCTGACCAGCAGCATCATTGTCACCGCATTCAGCTTCTCTGCATGTGGCTTTCACCTGCGCGGCAGCACCCATGCAACAGCGATGAGCTATAAAACACTGTCCATCATTGGCGATTCAAAAAGCAATTTACCCAACCAACTCGCCGATGTGATGCGCGGCCAAGTGATTCAAATCACACCGCCCGCACCGGCGCAGGTGACGGCTGAAATTGGCGATGTCGTTCATACCAAAGCAGTTTCAAGCAAAAATGCAGCGGGTCGGGCGATTGAATACCGTTTATCCACCTTTGCCACCATGCAAGCCTATGATGCCAACAAAAAACAACTGATCGCCCCCGTGCGCTTATCAATCAGCCGCACGCTGTCTGCTGGCGACGGTTACGACACGGGACTGGACTTAGAAGAATCGCGCTTATACAACGACATCGACATCGAATTGGCCAATCAAATGCAATACCGTCTGCGTGCGATTAAATTAAACGGTGCACAATAA
- the leuS gene encoding leucine--tRNA ligase → MTTHATTQPAPYTPNTLETAVRATWTADDVYTVTENNDKPKFYACSMLPYPSGKLHMGHVRNYTINDVMTRQLRMKGYNVLMPMGWDAFGMPAENAALNNNVPPAKWTYENIAYMKKQMQAMGLAIDWSREFATCQPEYYRWNQWFFLQMLEKGIAYRKTQVVNWDPIDQTVLANEQVIDGRGWRSGALVEKREIPGYYLNISNPKYAEELLNDLDDLGWPERVKLMQKNWIGKSTGVRFAFTHDIKDSSGALIQDGRMYVFTTRADTIMGVTFCAVAAEHPLATLAAETNPDLKVFIEKCKLGSVMEADMATMEKEGMNTGLQVTHPLTGEPVDVWVGNYVLMTYGDGAVMGVPAHDERDFAFAQKYDLPIKQVVKAGDTAFSIEAWADWYGDKEQAECVNSGAYDGLKFKEAVAKIAADLSEKGLGELKTTYRLRDWGISRQRYWGTPIPLIHCDSCGVVPVPEKDLPVVLPEDCIPDGSGNPLNKREDFLNVACPSCGKPARRETDTMDTFIDSSWYYMRYTSPNANSMVDARNDYWMQMDQYIGGIEHAILHLLYARFWTKVMRDMGLVSFNEPFKNLLTQGMVLNETYYREKANGQKEWFNPADVEVEHDDKGRPVAAKLIADGDMVHIGGTEKMAKSKNNGIDPQALIEQYGADTARLFTMFASPPEQTLEWSDSGVEGSHRFLRRVWNFCQSQKDNIAVLKSAELTPSAAAKDFRFTVHTLLKQINFDYDRLQYNTVASGAMKLLNELEAACKNDVAPLGKALPEAISILLRTLYPIVPHVTYALWNELGYADSCGDLLDVAWAEFDASALERSDVTYMVQVNGKLRDQLTAAKTADKDALQTLALALPNVQKFVEDNPVKKFIVVPNKLINIVV, encoded by the coding sequence ATGACCACGCACGCCACCACACAACCCGCCCCATACACCCCGAATACCCTCGAAACCGCCGTTCGTGCGACATGGACAGCCGACGACGTTTACACCGTCACGGAAAACAACGACAAACCAAAATTTTACGCCTGCTCCATGTTGCCTTACCCATCGGGCAAACTGCACATGGGTCATGTGCGCAACTACACCATCAATGACGTGATGACCCGTCAACTGCGCATGAAAGGCTATAACGTCCTCATGCCGATGGGCTGGGATGCATTTGGCATGCCCGCTGAAAATGCCGCACTGAACAACAACGTTCCGCCCGCCAAATGGACTTACGAAAACATCGCTTACATGAAAAAACAAATGCAAGCGATGGGCTTGGCGATCGATTGGTCGCGCGAATTTGCGACGTGTCAACCTGAATACTACCGCTGGAATCAATGGTTTTTCCTGCAAATGCTCGAAAAAGGCATCGCCTACCGCAAAACCCAAGTCGTGAACTGGGATCCCATCGATCAAACCGTTCTCGCCAATGAACAAGTCATCGACGGTCGCGGCTGGCGTTCAGGCGCATTGGTCGAGAAACGTGAAATCCCCGGTTACTATTTAAACATTTCCAACCCAAAATACGCCGAAGAATTATTGAATGACTTGGACGATTTGGGCTGGCCAGAACGCGTCAAATTGATGCAAAAAAACTGGATTGGCAAAAGCACTGGTGTGCGCTTTGCGTTCACGCATGACATCAAAGACAGCAGCGGCGCATTGATTCAAGACGGCAGAATGTACGTTTTCACGACTCGCGCCGACACCATCATGGGCGTGACCTTCTGCGCCGTGGCAGCCGAACACCCGTTAGCGACACTGGCCGCCGAAACCAACCCAGACTTAAAAGTGTTTATTGAAAAATGCAAATTGGGCTCAGTCATGGAAGCCGACATGGCGACCATGGAAAAAGAAGGCATGAACACAGGCCTGCAAGTCACGCACCCACTCACAGGTGAACCTGTGGATGTGTGGGTCGGCAATTATGTGTTGATGACCTACGGCGATGGCGCGGTCATGGGCGTGCCTGCGCATGATGAGCGCGATTTTGCGTTTGCACAAAAATATGATTTACCCATCAAACAAGTGGTCAAAGCAGGCGACACTGCTTTTTCAATTGAAGCATGGGCGGATTGGTACGGCGACAAAGAACAAGCCGAATGCGTCAACAGCGGCGCATACGATGGTTTGAAATTCAAAGAAGCCGTTGCCAAAATCGCCGCCGACCTATCCGAAAAAGGCCTTGGCGAACTCAAAACCACCTACCGCCTGCGCGACTGGGGCATCAGCCGCCAACGCTACTGGGGCACACCGATTCCACTGATTCACTGCGATTCATGTGGCGTTGTACCCGTCCCCGAAAAAGACCTGCCTGTCGTTTTACCAGAAGACTGCATCCCTGACGGCTCTGGTAACCCATTGAATAAACGCGAAGATTTCCTCAACGTCGCCTGCCCAAGCTGTGGCAAACCCGCACGTCGCGAAACCGACACGATGGACACATTCATTGATTCATCTTGGTATTACATGCGCTACACCAGCCCAAATGCCAACAGCATGGTCGATGCCCGCAACGATTACTGGATGCAAATGGATCAGTACATTGGCGGCATTGAACACGCGATTTTGCATTTGTTGTACGCCCGTTTTTGGACAAAAGTCATGCGCGACATGGGCTTGGTGTCATTCAACGAGCCGTTTAAAAACCTCCTCACGCAAGGCATGGTGCTCAACGAGACCTATTACCGCGAAAAGGCCAATGGTCAAAAAGAATGGTTCAACCCCGCCGATGTCGAAGTTGAGCACGACGACAAAGGTCGCCCAGTGGCTGCCAAGTTGATCGCCGATGGCGACATGGTGCACATTGGTGGCACCGAAAAAATGGCGAAATCGAAAAACAACGGCATTGATCCACAGGCCTTGATTGAACAATACGGCGCGGACACCGCCCGCCTGTTCACCATGTTCGCCTCACCACCAGAACAAACCTTAGAATGGTCTGACAGCGGCGTTGAAGGTTCGCACCGTTTCTTGCGTCGCGTGTGGAATTTCTGCCAATCTCAAAAAGACAACATTGCCGTTTTAAAATCAGCAGAACTGACCCCTTCAGCGGCCGCCAAAGACTTTCGCTTCACCGTACACACGTTGCTCAAGCAAATCAACTTTGACTACGATCGCCTGCAATACAACACCGTCGCTTCTGGTGCAATGAAATTGCTCAATGAACTCGAAGCCGCCTGTAAAAACGATGTCGCGCCATTGGGCAAAGCTTTGCCTGAAGCCATTTCGATTTTACTGCGCACGCTGTACCCGATTGTGCCTCATGTGACTTATGCACTCTGGAACGAACTTGGCTATGCCGACAGCTGTGGTGATTTGCTTGATGTGGCTTGGGCAGAATTTGATGCCAGCGCGCTCGAACGCAGCGACGTGACCTATATGGTACAAGTCAATGGCAAACTGCGAGACCAATTGACAGCGGCTAAAACGGCAGACAAAGATGCATTGCAAACATTGGCTTTGGCGCTGCCCAATGTACAAAAATTTGTGGAAGACAACCCCGTGAAAAAATTCATCGTTGTCCCCAACAAACTGATTAACATCGTGGTTTAA
- a CDS encoding DNA ligase: protein MVWKNRWRTSNVDCVGLYAGAALLIGMLGSAHAQSTSNLVLAGQIAPVAPVSVAAPPALLLAKELPADVRVADYLVSEKYDGVRAFWDGRVLRFRGGGVVAAPEWFTRALPAQALDGELWSGRGQFEVTSGIVRQRTPNDVDWRRVKYMVFELPNAEGSFEQRVQQIERIVRDAHNPQLVAVRQFRLRDRLQLQQRLDEVTREGGEGLMLHLASAVYETGRSDVLYKLKPLQDAEAVVVAHLRGNGKYAHQLGALRVRGADGREFNVGGGLSDAQRAHPPEIGSTITYQFNDLTAAGLPRFARFLRVRVGL, encoded by the coding sequence ATGGTTTGGAAAAATAGGTGGCGGACTTCGAATGTTGATTGTGTGGGACTGTATGCTGGGGCGGCTCTGCTGATCGGCATGCTTGGGAGCGCGCATGCGCAAAGCACATCAAATCTTGTACTTGCAGGGCAGATTGCACCCGTTGCACCTGTGTCCGTTGCTGCACCGCCTGCATTGCTGTTGGCCAAAGAGTTGCCTGCTGACGTGCGTGTGGCAGATTACCTTGTCAGCGAAAAATATGATGGCGTGCGTGCTTTTTGGGATGGGCGGGTGTTGCGTTTTCGTGGTGGCGGCGTGGTGGCTGCACCTGAATGGTTCACGCGTGCTTTACCTGCTCAAGCCTTGGATGGTGAATTGTGGTCAGGTCGTGGACAATTTGAAGTGACGTCAGGCATTGTGCGCCAACGTACGCCCAATGATGTGGATTGGCGGCGTGTGAAGTACATGGTGTTTGAGTTGCCAAATGCAGAGGGTTCTTTTGAGCAACGGGTGCAACAGATTGAGCGCATCGTCCGTGACGCACACAATCCTCAATTGGTTGCAGTAAGACAGTTTCGTTTACGTGATCGTTTGCAGCTACAACAGCGTTTGGATGAGGTGACTCGAGAGGGCGGCGAAGGTTTGATGTTGCATTTGGCGAGTGCGGTTTATGAGACGGGGCGAAGCGATGTACTGTATAAATTGAAGCCGTTACAGGATGCTGAGGCTGTGGTTGTCGCACATTTGCGGGGGAATGGCAAGTATGCACACCAATTGGGTGCATTGAGGGTGCGAGGTGCGGATGGACGTGAATTCAATGTCGGGGGCGGGTTGAGTGATGCTCAGCGTGCTCATCCACCTGAGATTGGTTCGACCATCACCTATCAATTCAATGATTTGACGGCAGCAGGCTTACCTCGATTTGCCCGTTTTTTGCGAGTGCGTGTTGGACTTTAA